One Candidatus Zixiibacteriota bacterium genomic window, CAACGGCGACCGCCGTGAATTATGCGAACTTTCGTCGCGGGTATGTCGCGAGTATGCGCTGGATGCCGGGTGGCATCTTATCTCCTGGAATGTCGATTACAGCGCCGACGCGTCCGAGTTCGCGGAAGCGTTGAACGGATGTGTCGATGTCATTCAGTCGTTCGAGGGAGTCGGCCTTACTTTCGTGCCGAGCTTGGCGGCGTATTCAACCCTTACTGAAGTCGATCCGGAACACGGTTATTGGATTCGATTGCACTGCCCGGTTAGTTTTGAAATCTGCGGGGGACAAATTGAGGGAACACGGTCAATCGACCTGGAGAAGGGCTGGAATGTAGTAAGTTACTGGCCGGAATCTGAAATTGCCGTAGCCGATGCTCTGACTTCGCTCTCATCGTCCTTGCAGTTGGCTTATGGTTTCGATAACGGCTATTACGAATATCGACCGGACGCACCACTTTACAACACGCTTGAACAAATGAGCCCGGGATTCGGGTATTGGATTCGTTCTTCATCCGAAGCGGTGCTGACGTATCCTGGTTTTGAATATGCTCCGGGGCTGAACAAGCAAGCGACGGTCGCGTGTGACCTTGCCGCCGAACTGACCACAGCGCCGTTGTGGATGAGTATTTACGGATCGCATATCACGGTCGATGGCGTCGAATTGAGTGAAAACTCAAACGTTGCGATTTATGACGAACAGGGAAGAGAGCGCGGCGCCGGAATCTATTACGATCATCGTCTCAAGTTAACGCCGGTCTACTCCCTGGATGGAGAAGATAAGGCGACGGCGGCTTCCGCGTTAATGCTGTACATAGACGGTAAGCAAGTTTATCCGAATCTGGAGTGGAGGGGGGCGGGAAATGCGGTCGAGATCGGTCGCCTTAGCACCGACCCCGGTTTGTTACCGGCCACCGGTTCGCTGAAAGATTGTTATCCCAATCCGTTCAATGCCGCGACCAGGATCGGTTATAATCTTGCCGGCGGGGGAGAAGTCACGCTGGAAGTGTTCAACATTGCCGGGCAACGAGTAGCGGTACTGGCCAAAGGACATCAGGAGGCCGGTTATCATGAGGTGGATTGGAGCGGTGTCGATCAGTCAGGTCAACCGGTGGCGAGCGGGATATATTTCTATCGGTTGAAAACATCCGATGGTGTCGAAACGAAGAAAATGGTTTTGCTCAAATAGATATCTTCTCCATCGAGAGTATTGCCCACCCGTGGACGGGTGGGCCACCAGCGACCAATAAAAGGTACAGACACAGGGGCAGACCGGGAGGTCTGCCGCCCACGATCTACGGGATGGTACCGGCAAGTCTTCGTAGGTCAGGTTGCTTGCAACCCTGACAGGGTAGGGCATGTCTCTCCGAGACATGCCATTGTGTTGTTGCTATGATCTGTAATCCCACCCGTGGACGGGTGGGCCACCAGCGACAAATAAAAAAGGTACAGACACAGGGGCAGACCGGGAGGTCTGCCGCCCACGAATGCCATAATACTGTTACCTATGTCCCGGAACACCTGTTTACCATGTCACGGTACACACCGGGAGGTCTGCCGCCCACGAAATGTCTCTCCGAGACATGCCATTGTGTTGTTGCTATGATCTGTAATCCCACCCGTGGACGGGTGGGCCACCAGCCGGGAGTGTTGAAAAGGTCATACGTTCGGATATTCAGTTAAAACACATCTATAATGCGGGCGACACAAGGCCGCCCGCTACGCGAGGTTATGGCTCTTAAACGCGTAGCGGCGGGGCTTGTCTCCGCCGCGTGAGTCTAACTTATACCAAATGTGTAACCAATGTCCTGACACAATGTGTAACCTATGTCTTGACACCGTGCACTCGGGGAGACCTGCCCAACTCGACTGTGGGAGCGAGGGTACAAGAATAAAGCCCCCGTATTGACGGAGGCTTCGGTCAGTCACTTATAGGCTAGCTGCGACTTAGTTTTCGTGGCACTGGTCGGATCCGTGGGCTTCATCGTGGAAGTTCGGATCATCACAGGGATTAGCCCCGGTCGCAAGTTGATCGGCCAGGAAGGCGAGGACGATCTCTTCCGGTTTATCCGATGCGGCCCCCATGACAACTTCAATGCCGGCTTGTTCGAACAACTCTACAGCGCGACCTCCCATGCCGCCGGCGATGATCACATCGCAACCCATCTCGCCCAGCCATTTCGGGAATGAGCCCGGTTCATGCGGCGGCGGAGTGTGCATTTCGATATTGTCGATGGTTTTGGTTTCGACCGTAGCGTCAATTATCGCGAATTGCTGACAATGTCCGAAGTGCGGACAAAGAACGCCGTTGGCGGTAGGAATTGCTATTTTCATGAATGCTCCTGAAAAACCGTTTCTATTCGTTTATACTGCAAATTTCTTTTTGTCGTTTTCATCGTTCAACCCGGCGTGATCTGCAATACCGCGCAGGATATGTTTAATACGTTCGACTCCCTCGGGCGAACTGACCTGAATATAAGACTTCCCTTGCAATTGCGCTTGTGTAAAAGCAGGATCGAAAGGAATCCGGCCATGAACGGGAATTTGTTTTTCGGCGGCGAAACGGTCGATCCGCTCGCTGATTTCGACGTCGATATCGTACCTGTTGATGCAAATGCCGGTTTTTATTTTGAAATGCTCGGCCAGTTCCACGAGCCGAGTCATGTCATGGATGGCTGACAGGGAAGGCTCCGTTACGATCAGCAGATAGGAAGCATTGGTCAGACTGGCGATGACCGGGCAGCCGATACCGGGCGGGCCATCGACCAGGATCATATCCAATCCGCGAGCAGCGGCGGTTTTGCGAGCCGTTTCTCGCAGCAACGATACCAGTCGTCCCGAATTGGACTGGGCGATACCTAATTTGGCGTGCAGGAACGGCCCGTTTTCGTATTCCGACTCGAACCAGCGACCGCTGGAGACTTTGTTGAACGACAACGCTCCAAAAGCACAGAGGTGTGTGCATAAACCACAGCCCTCGCAGGCGAGTGGATCAATTTCGATCCGAACGCCCCATTGGCTTTTCGAATCGGCGATCATACTGATGGCCTCAAACCGGCAGGAATCGACGCATACGCCGCAGGCAGTGCAGATCTCGGGATCGAGAAACGCCTTACTGCTGCTGGAAAAATCATGCTCGGCAGTCATTCGGTGAGGGACTATAAGATGAAGATTGGCGGCATCGACATCGCAGTCGATCAGGACGGCCGGACCGATCAGGTCGGCCAGACTACCAACCATGGAGGTCTTGCCGGTGCCTCCTTTACCGCTCGCTACTACCAGTTCGAACATTGGCTGTCTCTCGATGTATCTTTTCAAACAAGTTCAACAAAAGGTTCTCGAAATCTTTGTCAAGGTCGATTGCGAGATGACCGGAGGCATATGCCCGCGCGACATCCCGGCTGAACGGCAGTTCGGCCAGTATGGTCAGGGCCTCGGTTTCGCAATAATCTTTGACCAGGCTGTTGCCGATATCGCAGCGATTAATAACCACCCCGAACGGGATTTGAATTTCACGCAGCATACTGACGGCGAGGCGAAGATCGTTCAGGCCAAACGGGGTTGGTTCGGTAACGAGAACGACATAGTCGGCGCCGCGAACAGCCTCGATTACGGGACATGAAGTTCCGGGCGGGGCATCTAGTATAGCCAGTTTCGTGTCGGCTATCCGCTTCTTGATCGCCTTGATCAAGGGAGGAGCCTGGGCTTCACCCACATTCAAATTGCCGCCTATAAATGAAAGACCGCGCACCGGTCCGGAGTGGATCAACCCAATCGGTCTTAATCCATCCGAGAGTGCTCGCTCCGGGCAGAGCGCCACACAAGCGCCGCAACCATGACATAAGCTCGGGAAAACGAGGAACTTCCCGGCCATGACCGCCAGAGCGTTGAACTCACAAATCGCGGCACATATTCCACAGCTATTACAGGCTGTTTCATCGACAACCGGGATCATCACGGAAATTTCGTCCTGTTTCTCCGGATCGGGAGGGAGGAAGAGATGTCCGTTCGGTTCTTCGACATCGCAGTCGGCATAGGTGACCGTCATCCCTTTTCGGGCCAGAGCCACAGAAAGATTTGTGGCAAGAGTGGTCTTGCCCGTACCACCCTTGCCACTGGCTATTGCGATATGAATCCGATGATCTTCCATAGTTTTACTTACGGACCATCGGCGCCCCGCATTTGGGGCATTTCATTTCAACGCAGGGGACGCCCTGCTGATGCGGTACAGTGGCGCCGCATTTGCTGCAGACGCACTCGCCGCCGACACCGGCGCCACGGCCCTGACCGCCGCCGCGACCCATGCCGCCGCCTTGGCCCTGGCCTTGTCCGCGACCACCGCCGCCGCCCTGGCCTTGTCCGCGACCGCCTCCCTGGCCCTGACCGCCGCCGCCGCCACGGCCACCACCACCGCCGCGACCGCTACCGGGAGAATACTGTCTTATCATTTTATTTCTCTCCTGATTTCAGATCATCCAACTGACGCCGAAGATCCTTAATCTCGTTTCTAAGAGCCGATAGTTGTTTGCTCAGATCCGGCTCATTTGTTTCGGGCGCAACGTCAACCGGCTCCCGGTAAAACGGAACATTGCCGCGACCGCGGGCCCATCCCGGTTGACCGGTGGCGTAATACTGATGTCTGAATCCCCGGCCGCCGCCGCCGCGACGACCACCGCGACCGAATCCACCGCCGCGTCCAGCGCCCCAATTACTCATATATCCGGGCTGGTCATTGCCGCTGCAATATCCAGCTCCGCGTCCTGTCATCGGGCCTTCTCCAAGAGGTCCGGTTTTATCTCCACCTGGCATAACAAGCCTCCTTTGGCTTAGGTTTATATATACCGACTTTTTTTCGTTTTTTATCGCAACTGCCGGAACTGACGGTTTTCCGACTATTTCCAATGTCCTCCGACATTGGCCTGATCGATCAGGTCATATTGACCGCTCTCGATCATATCTATCGCCTCCTGAACCGTGCCGTCGGACCAGGATACCATCTTGATACCGGCGGCCCGCAGCACCTGAAACGCCTTGGGGCCCATATTGCCGGACACGACCATATCGACGGCCTGATCAGCGACCATCTGAGCTGCCTGAATCCCGGCGCCTTGAGCGGCGGCGGCGTTGTCGCCGTTACTGAGCACCTCGAAATTCTTCGTTTCGGTGTCATAGATGACGAAATGGGCGGCGCGACCGAAGCGCGGATCTACCGGACTGTTCATGTCCGTTCCCTGAGCTGAAACTGCGATTTTCATTAGAACTTCCTATTGTTATTATTTCGATTTTGTCTGCCTCGGATTCTTCCCCGGCACCCGCCGCGTCGACGCCGACAACCCGGCATGCGGTAACAATCAGCGTCAAGGCGTCCCTCAAAATAAGCGGTGAGGATCTCTTCGACGGTTCCGGTCAGCCAGGGTATGACAACAATACCGGCGCGCTCCAAAAGATAATGAAACGGCCGCGACAGAGCTCCGCACAGGAGGGTGTTTACACCCAGACGACAGAAAAACTCGGTACGCCGTTGGATGTCGTTGGGACCGGCCTCGACCAGACGCGGAGAACCGGCATCAGCTGAGTCGACCTCGCAGATCCAAATCTGTTCGGCGGAATCAAGGACCGGTGAGACACGGCCGCGACATATCGGTATTGCAATCTTCTCTGACATGCCTGATTATTAAGCATGTTTTATGCCGATTGCCCGATTGTCAATGCAAATACAGATTAACGTCTTGTATTGCAACGAAATAATAATTCTAATTGGATTGTTTAGAGAAGCGATAATGTCATTAACAGTTGCATATATGCAATTATATATGTGTTATAAATTGCAATAATGCAATTAGTGTGATGTGTATCATTCAGGCGGTTGAATGCCAAAACGTTTCATTTTACGCCACAGGGTAGTTTTATGTATTCCCAATTCAGCGGCGGCCAGACTTCGGTTCCAGTCATGTCGACGCAGGGTATTTATGATTAGTTGAGCCTCCAAGTCGTCGAGACTGGGTGACTCATGTGCCGTTTCCGTTTTTGATGGTCTGAGATATTCGGGAAGATGGTCGGTCGTTATCATCGAGCCGCGACAAACGACGAAGCCGTGTTCGATGATGTTCTGAAGCTCCCGGATATTTCCGGGATAGTCATGATCCATGAGAATCGACAATGCAGCCGGAGATATCTCGGTAATCAGTTTACCTTTCAGAGAGCTGAAATGGTCGAGAAAATGATTGATGAGAAGCGGGATGTCCTCTTTCCGTTCGCGCAGAGGAGGGGGAACCAGTTTGATTACGTTGATGCGATAAAACAGATCTTTACGGAATTTACCGGCAGCAACCAGTTTTTCGAGGTTCTGATTGGTGGCGGTAATAATCCTGGCGTTGGTGGTGATTGTCTCAGTGCCGCCGAGCGGTTCATAGGTCCGCTCCTGAAGTACGCGGAGCAAACGGACCTGCAGGGCGGGGGAGATGTCGCCGATTTCATCGAGGAAAATCGTACCGTTTTCAGCCAGAGCGAAGCGGCCCGGTTTGTCCTGGCGGGCATCGGTAAACGCCCCGGCTTTGTAACCGAACAGTTCTGCTTCCAGGAGGGTATCGGGAAGAGCGCCGCAGTTGATCGTAACCACCGGGCCTTCGCGATGTTTCGACAGATCATGAATCGCCCGGGCGATCAATTCCTTTCCCGTGCCGCTTTCGCCCTCGATCAGTACGGTGCTGTCGCTTTCGGCGATTGAAGGAAGGATGTCAAATATCTCCAGCATTCGGGCGTTTTTGCTGATGAGATCGTGGAAAGTGTAGCGTTTCTCCAGTTCGCGGCGCAGATGTTCGATCGTTCTCAAGTCCCGAAATGTTTCTACGCCGCCGATGACGTTGCCGTCGGCATCTTTGAGAATCGCGGTCGAAATGCTGACCGGGATTTTTTCACCCTCGCTGTTGATGATATAGATCGCTTGATTGACGATCGGTTCGCCGCTTTCGATAGTAGCCCGAAGAGCACAGGAAGTCTCGCAGATGGATGCCCTGAAGACATCGCAGCATTGTTGACCGATGGCTTCCTCGCGCGGGATGCCGGTAATTTTCGAAGCGGCCCGGTTGAACGACTGAATGCGCCAGTCCCGGTCGACCGTGAAAACTCCGTCGGCGATACTGTCGAGGATGGCCTCGGTCGCCGCCGGGTATTGTGGCTTATCATTCATGGCGGCAATATAACAGATTGATGACTATGTACAATAGCCCGATCGGATGAATCCGACCGGGCTATCAAATCACGGTAATGAATTTTTATGTCAGTTAGCCGTCCGGTCCGCCTGAGAAGCAAGTGTTTGAACCGTGGTTTCTCGGGGGCGTAACGTCTGGTGACAGGTCTGACAGTCACTCAGATGCGGTTGGTCCAGTTGAATCGCTTCATGTTGGTGACATTTGATACATGTGCCGTGCATCGCTTCGCGATACGAACAGGCCATCAGGAGATTATTCGACTGTTCCACTGCTCCCGGAGGCACCATGTTCTCGCGGTGGCATTCCATACAGTTTTTGGCCGTGGCTGCGGTTCGCGGAGATCCGGGGGCATGGCAATCCTGACAGGTGAAATTCTCAGGGTGTAAACCGCCAAGGTGTTTCACTTTCACCAGGGCGGCGGTATGCACGTCATGGCTGAAGATGTTGGTCGGATCGTTCATACTGCAATGGCAGCGCGAACAAGGAGTCGAGTGATCTCCCGGCATTGACAGGTGATGGCATTTCACACAGGAAGCGGAATCTCCGAAACGGTGCTGGTGTTCGGCATGGGCGAAAATCGTCTCGACTCCGTCCTTGTTGCCGTCGATGCAAAGCGTGGCGCGTTCGGCATCGAGACCGTCGGCGGGACGTATCGGTTGCGCCCAGGTTTCGCCGTAGGGCGGATACATCAGTACGTACGCCAACGGAATGATGAACACCGCGATCAGGGTAACGCGATGCAGACTGTCGGCCAGGGTCGTGCTCCAAAGCCGGCTGAGACTGCCGTTAGGCAGCTTGAACTTGCCGACCGGGCTGCTCGTTTCGGTCGATCCGGGACCGAACACCGGCATGTTCTCGGCGAGGAAGAAGAGAACCAGTCCGGCTGCGGCGACTACTCCAAGTCCCACCATCCATTCGACCAAAGTCGGGAAGTAGAGTACTCCCGCATCGTGCACATAGCCGAGAATACCGACATCGACGCGGTTCAACGCCAGGCCAACGGCCGCCGAGGTTGCGGCCACCGCTACCCCGGCCGGAGTGCGGCGGGACCAGGGGAGAATCATCAAGATCACCGGCAGAATGGCCGTGAGAGTAAGTTCGATCAGGTACAGCCAGCTTTCCCAGTTCCCGACCATGAGGGTACTCCAGCCGCCGTGCAGGAAGAGATCAACCACTTTGAATACCAGGTAGAGACCAAGGAGCCAGGCGGCAATGGTTGCCAGGGAACGCAGTGCGGGCATCTCGGGGCCTTCGGGGCCGCGAGCCGGAACCGCTGTCGTGGAGTCGTTGGAAATGCGAATGAGCGGGGTGGTATGGTTCGCCCTGGGACCGAACACCGTATCGTGATCATACCAATAAGCCCAGAGCATTCTTATGAGAACCACCACCATCAGGCCGGCGCCCATAGCCGAGATGATAAACAACCAGGGCAACCAGGGAGTGTACCAGAGCGGATACAAGCGTTGCGGCGTCACGAGGAAAAGTGAGCCAAGCGATGAATGGTGCAGGCTGGAGAGCGAGATACCGATGATGACCACTACGATGGCAATATGGTGCAGGAAATGAGCGATCTTTTCGGCCCGCAGTCGTTCGAAGATCATAGGCGCCAGTTCGATAGCCGTCACGGTGAAGTACAGCATCACGCACCAGAAGACCTCGAACAGGAATGAATTTATGTTCCACATGAATATCGGATGCCAGAAACGCTGGGGAAGGCCGATATCCAGCAGCAGGGCTGCGCAGGAGCAGCCATAGCCGAGGAAGGCGATGAGAATAGCCGGTTTCATGAGCGGCTGGAACCGCTTGATGCGTAAGACATAAACCAGGAAACCGACGGTAAAGCCTGAAGTCGAAAGAGCGACGCCGCCAATCATGTTGAGGATTTTCCACAATCCCCAGGGGTAGGCATCGGACAGATTGGTCGTAGCGCCGAGGCCGAACCATAAGCGGAACACAGCCGCTATCAGGCCGGACAATGCTAATACCCAGAGGATATCCTTAATAGTACGGGTGCGGCTACTCATGGTTTTCCTCCGAATGCTTGGCAGAGTCATCATCGCCCGCCAGTTTATTGCGGCGTTTGACGATCCAGTTCAGACTAATCAATCCGACCGCGACACCGAGCCCGATGAACGGTGTTTTGTGTACCAGCGGTTCGGTCAGTTCCGGAATCGAGTCGGCGCCGGTATCGGGCCAGTTGAGTTCGGCCAGGTCGACATCCGAGATATAGATCACGGAAGTACCGCCGAATTCCTTCTCGCCCCAGACATGATCGCGATAGCGATTCGGTTCGGCCTTGATGCGGCTTTTGGCCTCGGCCATGAGTTGATCGCGATCTCCGAACTTGAGTACGCCCTCGGGGCAGGCTTCGACACAAGCGGGAAGTTGCCCCTGCTCGATACGGTCGTAGCAGAGGTCACATTTGGTTACGAACGGTTTGGTTTGATCCCACTCGTAACGCGGGACATGGAACGGACAGGCCAGCATGCAATAGCGGCAGCCGATGCATTTGTCTTTGTCGTATATAACCGGTCCGTCGGCGGTTTTTTTCAGACTACCGACGAGACAGGCGGAAACACAGGCCGGTTCGAGGCAATGCATGCAGCTCTTGCGGGCAAAGCGGCCTTCATCGACCGAGATAATGGCCGAGCGACGATGCGAAGAGAGGCCGTCTTTCGTCGTTGCCCGATCGCGGTCGGCCAGTTGGCTGTTTCCCTTGTTGCGGGCAACGCAGGCCGCCACGCATTTTTCACAGGCGACACAGCGAGTTACGTCTACCAGTATTCCGTACATCAGACTTTAGCCTCCTTACCGTAAAGAGCTTCGGCCACTTGATCACCCGATCCCGGTCGCAGTTGCCAATGAAGACCGGAGACACGATCGAAGAAAAACAGAACGATGTGCGCCAGCTTGGTGAACGGGATAATTACTAACAACAGCTCGGCGCTGAGCAGGTGAAGCAGCATCGTGACATCCCAGGGGAACGGGTTGTACTGCGGATGCAACGCCAGGTAACCGGTGACAAACGGCACCAGAACGGCCAGCAACAGCAAATAATCGGTCTTGGTGCTCATGGAGCGGGTTCGAGGCGACATCACTCTGAAACCCAGCAAGACCAGCACACAGGCGATCGTAAACAGGGTCAGCGGATCCGCGAGACCATATCCGATCTGCGGCAAATTGACGCCCAGCAGGCCTTCCCAGAGGACGATGTGGTCCGCCAGGAACAGCGGTACGATCAGGACGCCGAAGTGAAAAAGGTAGGAGACAGTCGAAAAAATCTTCGTCCCCGGAATGAGGTGCTTGACCGGGATCACCCAACTACCTGCTTCGGCAATCATCTTACCCCAGGGGGCTTTGCGCAGGCGGCGTCCTTTTCCGGCCACCAGTGAATAGACCTGGATCAGTACGAGTCGGGCCAACCCGAGAATCATCACCAGGAAGGAGAATGCGAACAGAGGCCCTTTTGCGAATTCAATCCATTGTTCCATGATATCCTCAGGCTTTACATTTCGAACATTGCCGCTTCTTCTTTGCGTTCAGCGGGCGTCTTACCGCCGGGGACATAGATTGCCTTCAGGATCAAGTCATGAAGGCCCATGACCTTGCACGGTATGTCGTAGTATTCAACCAGCTCTTTGAGCTGCTTTTTGCAGTTGGCGCAGGGAGCGATACAGATACTGGCGCCGGTTTGTTTGATTTGCTCCGCTTTAACTCGTCCGCCGATACTCATACGGAACTCGTGTATCTCATCGACCGAAACCAGTCCACCACCGCCGCCACAGCAGAAATTGTCGCGGCCGTCCGGTTTCATATCGACGAAATCTTTCACGAACGTCTTGAGTATCTCACGCGGTTGTTCGACAATCCAGCCGGAACGAGCGATATTGCACGGATCGTGATAGGTCACTCGTTCTTCGACGATATCGGGATCGAGTTTGATTTTACCCTTACGGATACATTCGAGAGTGTATTCCATGAAATTGATTACGGGATACGCCTCGCGACCTCCGAACACCGGCACGAAATCATGGGCTGAACGGGAAGCGTGACCGCATTCACCGATCAACACCCGTTTGCCGTTAAGACGGGTCACTTCACCGACCAGTTGTTTGATGATCCGTTCCAGATGCCAGTCGCTGTAGAACAGGCCGTAGTTGATGCCGTCGTAATTGCCGGTGCCGATCGTCCAGCGATCCCAATCGCCGGCCGCGTAAAGGACGGCAGCGTTGCCCATCAGCGTTTCCGGCTCCATGAGATAATCGCTGACCGCACAGAAAAAGACCAGGTCGCGGTTGGGTTGATCGACCGGAAATTCCATCTTGACGCCGATTTGTTCTTCCAACTCCTCGGAAAGGAATTCGAGGGTGTTGAGCAGGGCGGTTTTGGGAACTTTCGAAGTGTTGCGGGTTTCTCCCTCGAGTTGTTCCCTGACACTGACCTGGAGCGCTTTGGGGACGATCCCGATCATACTGAGAATGTACCGGCCCAGGTGAGTAACGAGGGCGTGGTCGATTCCCATCGGACATTCACGAGTGCACCGCCGACAAGCGGTGCAGCGATAGAAGCCATCGAGCATTTCGTCGATAATTCCTTCGGTCAACTCGAAACCGCCCGATACGCGAGCTTTCATCCAGCCGTCGATGGTAAAATACCGTCGATAGGTTTCGAGTAACAGGTTCGTGCGATAACAAGGAATGTCGCGCTGCTCGCCGGTTGTCAAAAAGAGGGGGCAAGACACCGCACAGCGGTTGCACTTGGCGCTCGATCTGCAATACGAATCGAGTAGCGGTCGATAATCGCTGTATTCCAGGATTGCGGCGAATGCCTCGAGGAACCGCGCCACACGATTCTCGGTTACCGGATTCTCGATGTAGTACGGATATTTCTTCACATCAGGAGCCGGCGCCGGTGTTTTCGGTGTGGCAGGGTCTTTTGAACCATCCATAATTATGTCTTTCTGTCGTTTCCGCTTTTTTGGCGAGCCAGCATGCAAAGGCCGTACCAAACTGATCGGGGTGATATCGAAAGAGCTGCGATGTGATCGCATGGCGACAGGTACTGATTTCGGCTTTCCGCTTTATTATCAAAGCCTTACATAGCAAAGTGAGGGTTTCGTACAGGGCTTCATGCCGTGCTCATTATAGGCCTTTGGCAGTGTTGCGAATGCTATAATGAGCCCACTGTTTATGTTGCAAGTGTTGCAACGTATTGTCGTTTGGTGCAACGTAATGCAACGCTAATGCAACACCCTTTATATCGTTGCTACTATTATCTGTGGGCTGCTTGCAGTCCTTATAGCGAGGTATTGTTTTGATTTGTTATGTTGTATTAGGATAGCTACTTATATAATTCCCATTGATGTCTCTCAGCTTTCGACACGTATGTCTCACGGTGTTGCATCAAGGTGGTATAATCAGGAAGACGGTTCGGCACGCTACTTGCGAAAGGACCAGGGCAGGAGTTGATCGGATGCGATATGGAATACCATTACTGGGCGAGAGAGTAGCACCAAGATCAAGCTGCGCCGAGGCTTTGTTGGTTGTTGAAGAACGACGCAACCAGACCATGAGACAGTCGACCACTAAGCTGACTACGCCGACGCTGCTGGACCTGGCTAAGCTGCTGGTCGACAATCGAGTCGATGTCTTCGTTTGCGGTGGCGTCAGTCGTCGGGAGCGTGAGTATCTGGCGGCACAGAATCTTGAAGTAATCGACAATGTGGCGGCGTCGGTCGAGGAGTTGATCGATGCGATCCAGGCGGGGAAACTTCGATCCGGCTTTGGATTGGATCGTTCTCAGAAACCTCTGCCCGAAGAAAACAGCAAATCGAAAAAGGACAGCGATCGGGAAGAGGGCGGGAATAATCAGGTAATGGATTTTATCGACTGCCTGTCCTGTCGCGAGAAAATTTGCCTGCTGGGGAAGAGCTGTGCGGCCGCCGGAACCGACACGCCCAAAATCCCCGACGAGCGTGAGCACCA contains:
- a CDS encoding ATP-binding protein: MFELVVASGKGGTGKTSMVGSLADLIGPAVLIDCDVDAANLHLIVPHRMTAEHDFSSSSKAFLDPEICTACGVCVDSCRFEAISMIADSKSQWGVRIEIDPLACEGCGLCTHLCAFGALSFNKVSSGRWFESEYENGPFLHAKLGIAQSNSGRLVSLLRETARKTAAARGLDMILVDGPPGIGCPVIASLTNASYLLIVTEPSLSAIHDMTRLVELAEHFKIKTGICINRYDIDVEISERIDRFAAEKQIPVHGRIPFDPAFTQAQLQGKSYIQVSSPEGVERIKHILRGIADHAGLNDENDKKKFAV
- a CDS encoding DUF5320 domain-containing protein, with translation MPGGDKTGPLGEGPMTGRGAGYCSGNDQPGYMSNWGAGRGGGFGRGGRRGGGGRGFRHQYYATGQPGWARGRGNVPFYREPVDVAPETNEPDLSKQLSALRNEIKDLRRQLDDLKSGEK
- a CDS encoding NifB/NifX family molybdenum-iron cluster-binding protein → MKIAVSAQGTDMNSPVDPRFGRAAHFVIYDTETKNFEVLSNGDNAAAAQGAGIQAAQMVADQAVDMVVSGNMGPKAFQVLRAAGIKMVSWSDGTVQEAIDMIESGQYDLIDQANVGGHWK
- a CDS encoding NifB/NifX family molybdenum-iron cluster-binding protein, with the protein product MKIAIPTANGVLCPHFGHCQQFAIIDATVETKTIDNIEMHTPPPHEPGSFPKWLGEMGCDVIIAGGMGGRAVELFEQAGIEVVMGAASDKPEEIVLAFLADQLATGANPCDDPNFHDEAHGSDQCHEN
- a CDS encoding sigma 54-interacting transcriptional regulator, translated to MNDKPQYPAATEAILDSIADGVFTVDRDWRIQSFNRAASKITGIPREEAIGQQCCDVFRASICETSCALRATIESGEPIVNQAIYIINSEGEKIPVSISTAILKDADGNVIGGVETFRDLRTIEHLRRELEKRYTFHDLISKNARMLEIFDILPSIAESDSTVLIEGESGTGKELIARAIHDLSKHREGPVVTINCGALPDTLLEAELFGYKAGAFTDARQDKPGRFALAENGTIFLDEIGDISPALQVRLLRVLQERTYEPLGGTETITTNARIITATNQNLEKLVAAGKFRKDLFYRINVIKLVPPPLRERKEDIPLLINHFLDHFSSLKGKLITEISPAALSILMDHDYPGNIRELQNIIEHGFVVCRGSMITTDHLPEYLRPSKTETAHESPSLDDLEAQLIINTLRRHDWNRSLAAAELGIHKTTLWRKMKRFGIQPPE
- the nrfD gene encoding polysulfide reductase NrfD; this translates as MSSRTRTIKDILWVLALSGLIAAVFRLWFGLGATTNLSDAYPWGLWKILNMIGGVALSTSGFTVGFLVYVLRIKRFQPLMKPAILIAFLGYGCSCAALLLDIGLPQRFWHPIFMWNINSFLFEVFWCVMLYFTVTAIELAPMIFERLRAEKIAHFLHHIAIVVVIIGISLSSLHHSSLGSLFLVTPQRLYPLWYTPWLPWLFIISAMGAGLMVVVLIRMLWAYWYDHDTVFGPRANHTTPLIRISNDSTTAVPARGPEGPEMPALRSLATIAAWLLGLYLVFKVVDLFLHGGWSTLMVGNWESWLYLIELTLTAILPVILMILPWSRRTPAGVAVAATSAAVGLALNRVDVGILGYVHDAGVLYFPTLVEWMVGLGVVAAAGLVLFFLAENMPVFGPGSTETSSPVGKFKLPNGSLSRLWSTTLADSLHRVTLIAVFIIPLAYVLMYPPYGETWAQPIRPADGLDAERATLCIDGNKDGVETIFAHAEHQHRFGDSASCVKCHHLSMPGDHSTPCSRCHCSMNDPTNIFSHDVHTAALVKVKHLGGLHPENFTCQDCHAPGSPRTAATAKNCMECHRENMVPPGAVEQSNNLLMACSYREAMHGTCIKCHQHEAIQLDQPHLSDCQTCHQTLRPRETTVQTLASQADRTAN
- a CDS encoding ATP-binding protein, encoding MEDHRIHIAIASGKGGTGKTTLATNLSVALARKGMTVTYADCDVEEPNGHLFLPPDPEKQDEISVMIPVVDETACNSCGICAAICEFNALAVMAGKFLVFPSLCHGCGACVALCPERALSDGLRPIGLIHSGPVRGLSFIGGNLNVGEAQAPPLIKAIKKRIADTKLAILDAPPGTSCPVIEAVRGADYVVLVTEPTPFGLNDLRLAVSMLREIQIPFGVVINRCDIGNSLVKDYCETEALTILAELPFSRDVARAYASGHLAIDLDKDFENLLLNLFEKIHRETANVRTGSSER
- a CDS encoding NifB/NifX family molybdenum-iron cluster-binding protein — encoded protein: MSEKIAIPICRGRVSPVLDSAEQIWICEVDSADAGSPRLVEAGPNDIQRRTEFFCRLGVNTLLCGALSRPFHYLLERAGIVVIPWLTGTVEEILTAYFEGRLDADCYRMPGCRRRRGGCRGRIRGRQNRNNNNRKF